The Flavobacteriales bacterium nucleotide sequence GAGGTTCGATTTGAATTAATTTGTTTGACAGAAACAGAAATAATTGCCCAAATTAGATACCGTAAAATCATTCATCGGCGAAGAATAGAAATCAACCAAAAAACCATTAAAATTGAAGATTGGTGCAATTTTGATTTCATCCAACATTGGAATTTAAACAACATATACTCAAACGGTTACGGTCAAAGAATACGATAATTTGAAAAAATTTTTACTCATAGCCTATTATTGGCCTCCTGCTGGCGGAGGGGGTGTTCAGCGATGGTTGAAAATGACCAAATACCTTCCCTCTGAAGGCTGGAAACCCATTGTTTTTACTCCCGAAAATGGCGAAGCACCTGTGGTGGATGAGTCTTTGTTAAATGAGGTAAGTGCGGAGGTACAAACCTTAAAAATTCCGATATGGGAGCCTTATGGATTTTATAAAAAATTCACCGGGAAAAAATCAAACGAAAAGGTTTACTCCGGATTTATAAACGACAAAAAAGAGAGCTTTGCCCAAAAGGCATCCGTTTTTATTCGAGGTAATTTTTTCATTCCAGATGCCCGTAAATTCTGGATTCGACCTTCTATTAAATTTCTAACCAATTATTTGAAAGAAAACCCCGTAGATGCCATTATTTCTACCGGACCGCCACACACCACGCACCTAATTGCATTGGGTGTTACAAAAAAAATGAACATCCCGTGGGTGGCAGATTTTAGAGATCCATGGACCAACATTGATTTTTACGACCAACTAAGACTTACCAAATGGGCGGATAAAAAACACCGAAAATTAGAGCAATCTGTTCTGAAAAATGCCACTGAAATTGTGACAGTTAGTTCGCACTGGGCAGATGATTTTAAAAAACTTTGCAACCGCAATATAACCGTTATCCGCAATGGTTTCGACCACAATGATTTTGGAAATGCCGAGGTAAGGTTGGACTCAAAAT carries:
- a CDS encoding glycosyltransferase, coding for MKKFLLIAYYWPPAGGGGVQRWLKMTKYLPSEGWKPIVFTPENGEAPVVDESLLNEVSAEVQTLKIPIWEPYGFYKKFTGKKSNEKVYSGFINDKKESFAQKASVFIRGNFFIPDARKFWIRPSIKFLTNYLKENPVDAIISTGPPHTTHLIALGVTKKMNIPWVADFRDPWTNIDFYDQLRLTKWADKKHRKLEQSVLKNATEIVTVSSHWADDFKKLCNRNITVIRNGFDHNDFGNAEVRLDSKFSICHIGSMNKDRNPEAFWIALNKLVKEHENFSNQLEIKLIGQVDHSIFSSIEKFELKTHLNHIPFLPHKSAIAELEKSQVLLIPINDTPNSLGVVPGKIYEYLGANRPILGIGPNTGDSAKILDDSGAGKMFEYQDVEGIRKQILAYFEDYQSKNLSVKQNEIMKYSRKSMAQQYAKLLNNILSL